One genomic segment of Hordeum vulgare subsp. vulgare chromosome 2H, MorexV3_pseudomolecules_assembly, whole genome shotgun sequence includes these proteins:
- the LOC123429668 gene encoding uncharacterized protein LOC123429668: MRQFGLYQDIPPPVPRCIDEETHKMSNMGRSGVDWNAENIEWINQWNNEALQNIVPQQRTYDATTTEAYYNWYRMSTRIRLTSEPPTMPTHPTHMEQLQTRMDTSSAYYRDSAIDICTQVQAMASEGMRAEGSDPKRRSWFKKISEFVSTRITRCDTENDVVTAAYNIPEPRSARPSGAPSSSMRWAEGRNTMPTLPRHDSSLPIHGQTSEVNAPDVGSTPEQTHFVEQDAYTAYDAHIQGSQPYLPTRGIRMPEENRWAETSEGAQSYNSGQEINDPSWGDEHTQRGVQKEILTETHDTQCTLPGMINDFFGQDVIGPSYINSESQPFTYNLESSSQYGFQTPPPMHQSQTQEHEGQYGRGLREHRPPDRLSPSGRRARPAGRRRIG; this comes from the exons ATGAGACAGTTCGGTctatatcaagatattccaccaccggttccaagatgtatcgacgaagaaactcataa GATGAGCAATATGGGCAGATCTGGTGTGGACTGGAATGCAGAAAACATTGAATGGATAAATCAGTGGAATAATGAAGCTCTACAAAATATAGTGCCTCAGCAACG AACGTACGATGCAACTACGACAGAAGCGTACTATAATTGGTATCGCATGAGCACGCGTATTAGACTGACGAGCGAACCACCTACGATGCCAACACATCCAACGCATATGGAACAGTTGCAGACACGGATGGACACATCATCAGCTTACTATCGTGACTCCGCG ATTGATATTTGCACCCAAGTACAAGCGATGGCGAGTGAAGGAATGCGAGCCGAGGGAAGTGATCCTAAACGCAGGTCGTGGTTTAAAAAAATTAGCGAATTCGTGAGCACAAGGATTACAAGATGCGATACAGAGAACGACGTTGTCACTGCAGCGTACAACATTCCGGAACCGAGGTCAGCTAGACCGAGTGGGGCGCCGTCGTCGTCCATGCGGTGGGCAGAGGGTCGTAATACTATGCCGACACTTCCACGACATGACTCTTCTCTACCAATACATGGGCAGACATCAGAGGTAAATGCTCCAGATGTAGGATCGACACCCGAACAGACTCATTTCGTGGAGCAGGATGCATATACAGCATATGACGCACACATTCAAGGATCTCAGCCATATCTGCCCACACGAGGGATTAGGATGCCCGAGGAGAATCGTTGGGCTGAGACAAGCGAGGGAGCACAAAGCTACAACAGCGGACAG GAAATTAATGATCCATCATGGGGAGATGAACATACCCAGCGTGGCGTACAGAAAGAAATACTCACAGAAACCCATGATACTCAATGCACGCTCCCAGGAATGATAAATGATTTTTTCGGGCAGGACGTTATTGGTCCATCTTACATCAATTCTGAGTCACAACCATTCACCTACAATTTAGAATCATCGTCTCAATATGGATTTCAGACTCCACCACCTATGCATCAGTCGCAGACACAGGAACACGAGGGACAGTACGGTCGTGGTCTTCGTGAACACAGACCCCCTGATCGATTGTCACCCTCCGGTCGTCGGGCAAGGCCAGCTGGTCGTCGTCGCATAGGGTGA
- the LOC123429669 gene encoding purple acid phosphatase 4-like, translating into MGPVVLLLVVVAVAVPVVRPAAAELPRLEHSPKADGSLSILAVGDWGRRGEFNQSRVATQMGLVAEKMDADFIISTGDNFYSDGLTGVDDKAFEDSFTGIYTAKSLQKPWYTILGNHDYRGDALAQTSPILAKVDCRWICMKSFILNAEVADFFFVDTTPFVLTYWTNPKDSTYDWRGVAPRETYITNLLKDVEDSLRQSRAPWKIVVGHHPIRTAGKHGDTEELVQLLLPMLKAHGVDLYINGHDHCLEQISSSDSPLQYLTSGGGSKAWGGVYAPGADKVEFFHDGQGFMSLRLTATDARVAFYDVAGAVRHTWGHTKAAHY; encoded by the exons ATGGGTCCAGTTgtgctcctcctcgtcgtcgttgccgttgccgtcccggtcgtgcggccggcggcggccgAGCTGCCGCGGCTGGAGCACTCGCCCAAGGCGGATGGGTCGCTGTCCATCCTTGCCGTCGGCGACTGGGGGAGGCGTGGGGAGTTCAACCAGTCCCGGGTCGCCACCCAG ATGGGGCTGGTAGCGGAGAAGATGGACGCCGACTTCATCATCTCCACCGGCGACAACTTCTACAGCGATGGCCTAACTGGCGTCGACGATAAGGCCTTCGAGGACTCCTTCACCGGCATCTACACTGCCAAGAGCCTCCAGAAGCCTTGGTACACAA TTCTTGGCAACCATGACTACAGGGGCGATGCACTCGCACAGACCAGCCCTATCCTTGCGAAAGTCGACTGCCGGTGGATCTGCATGAAGTCTTTCATTCTAAACGCAG AGGTTGCGGATTTCTTCTTCGTCGACACGACGCCCTTCGTCCTCACGTATTGGACCAACCCCAAGGACAGCACGTACGACTGGAGAGGCGTTGCTCCTCGCGAGACGTACATCACGAATCTCCTCAAG GACGTGGAGGATTCGCTGAGGCAGTCGAGGGCGCCATGGAAGATCGTCGTCGGGCACCATCCCATCCGGACCGCCGGCAAGCACGGCGACACCGAAGAGCTCGTGCAGCTGCTCCTGCCGATGCTCAAG GCCCATGGCGTCGACCTCTACATCAACGGCCATGACCACTGCCTTGAGCAGATCAGCAGCAGCGACAG TCCTCTGCAGTACCTGACGAGCGGCGGCGGGTCAAAGGCCTGGGGCGGCGTCTACGCGCCGGGCGCCGACAAGGTGGAGTTCTTCCACGACGGGCAGGGATTCATGTCGCTGCGGCTGACCGCCACGGACGCGCGCGTCGCGTTCTACGACGTCGCCGGCGCCGTCCGGCACACCTGGGGGCATACCAAGGCCGCACACTACTGA